The genomic segment GCGAGCGAAGGCCGCCTCGTGGTCGACATAGCCAATGCATCGTAAGCAAAGGCCTGGAGACAAACGCCCCCCCGTGCACAGCGAGCTTTGTCGCTAGCCACAACGCAGTTCATCCATCAAAGGCTTTTCAGAACAATCTGTTCCCAAGCGGCGCTTCCATCCGACAAATGCGTGCGATCCAAACTATCGATTTTACCGATGCCGCGTGTTGTTGCATCGATCTCAGCAGTGTGTGCATATCGATCACGCTAACGCTCCCAGGCGAGACGTAACTCCGCCAAGGCGGCGCTACGCTGCAATTATTTTGTTCGATCTTACGGATGCGGTCCGCGCTCGACTCAGCCGATGCGCCCGGGGCAGACGACTTGTCCACGACTGATCAATCGGCCGGAGTTTAGGCATCTGGTGCATATCTTGCTTAAGGAGAATGGACAACGTAACTAAGCGCCTGCCTTTGGAAGGACGCGCCGGCTCCCGGAACCGTCTTCAATCGGACACGGCTAAAATGATGAGTCTCGTATGACGCTGCCGCCTCTGAAGGGCGCGGCGGCTCGCATTCGAGTATATTCGGGAAGGAAGCGTCATGACCACCATGGCAACTGCGGCGCCCGCACGCGCGTCGCAAGTTTGGTATAAGATACTCTACGTTCAAGTGCTGATCGCGATCATTATTGGCGCCGTGGTCGGCTGCCTCTGGCCATCTCTAGCCACCAACGACTGGATTAAGGCTCTCGGTGACGGGTTCATCAAGCTTATCAAGATGGTGATCGCGCCGATTATTTTCTGCACCGTCACATCTGGTATTGCGCATATTCAGGATGCGAAGAAAGTCGGGTGCGTCGGCGTCAAGGCGCTGTTCTATTTCGAGATCGTGTCCAGCTTTGCCTTGCTGTTGGGCCTTGTTATGGGCAATCTCGTCCAAATCGGCCATGGCCTTACGGTCAAGCCGGATGCTGCGGCGGTCGCCAATTACGTCAAGCAAGCGGAAGCTTCGAAGTCCGTCGACTTTTTTCTCAACATCATTCCCGATAGCGTGATCGGCGCCTTCGCTCGCGGGGATGTTCTGCAGGTTCTCCTGTTCGCGATCCTTTTCGGCTTTTCTCTGATGGCGCTGGGAAAGCGTGGGGAGCGGCTGCGCGGCATGATTGACGACGTCGCGCAAGCCGTGTTCGGCGTGATCGCTATTGTAATGAAAGCGGCCCCGGTCGGCGCCTTCGGCGCCATGGCTTTCACGGTCGGCAAGTTCGGGCCGGCAGCGCTCGGTAATTTGATCGGTCTGATCGCGCTGTTTTACGCAACAGCCGCGCTGTTTGTTGTGGTGGTACTCGGCCTGATCGCGCGCCTCGTCGGCTTTTCAATTTTCAAGTTCCTTGTCTATATCAAAGACGAGATTCTGATCGTGCTCGGTACGTCGTCCTCCGAAAGCGCGCTGCCGCAATTGATGGAGAAGCTCGAGCGGCTGGGCTGCTCCAAGACGGTCGTCGGACTGGTGGTGCCAACTGGCTATTCCTTCAACCTCGACGGCACTAACATCTATATGACACTTGCAACATTGTTCATTGCCCAGGCACTCGGGGTCGATCTCTCCTTTAACCAGCAGCTCACGATCTTGCTCGTGGCAATGCTAACGTCGAAGGGAGCAAGCGGCGTCACCGGCGCGGGCTTCATCACCCTCGCCGCGACATTGTCGGTGGTAAACCCAGCGCTGGTGCCGGGCATGGCAATCGTGTTTTCGATCGACAAATTCATGAGCGAGGTTCGCGCCCTGACCAACATCATCGGCAATGGTATCGCGGCCGTGTTCGTATCCTGGTGGGAAGACGAGCTAGAGCACGGGACGCTGCAGGCTCGACTCAACCAGCCCACAGCTTCGACCACTATCGACCCTACAAGCACAATGAAGTAGGTCCCGGATCTTAACCGCCACCATCCGAACACGAATTGACTCGAATCGGCCAAGCCGACTTAAGGCGAGCTGGCACTTTCTCATGCGCTCTCCAGTGCACCGCTCTTGCGCCCGCGTCGCGGCCGGGCAGGTCCTCCTGAAAAGCACGCGATCAAAGAAATAGCGGCTTCTTCAGGGTGGATTTCGCTGGAATCCAGCGCGGCATGACACCGAACCGACGGTGCCGTGGGCGGCTCGCCGCAGTTCAGATGGAGGTATCCTTGACCGAGCAGCTAGGCGCGATGGCCCAATCGCACCGGTAGCACTCGCGCAACTTTTCGTTCCTGTCTCGGCACATGAAGGTTGTGCTTTCCTTCGCAGACTGTGCCGGGGGCGGCCGCTTGTTTCTGTTCTTTGCCGGTTCGGAGGCGCGCCTGATCGTTTAGCTTCAACCTCTCGGCTGAACTAGATCCTCGGTCCTCGGTCCGGGGGGCGTAAGGAGGGCGCATCGGGGCAGGCTCGAACGAATGCCGGGAGGGCTATCGGCAGGGCGGAAAGTCAGAAATTTCAGCTTCGAGTGCTGCCCGTCAGCGGCACCTCTTCGAAAGTTTAGGACAACTATACGCATGTTTATAATGCGTTTTTTCCCCGCACGTGCTGAGTTCGGCAGCAGGTGATCAATCTCGGGCACGCTCGACCCAAGCGACGAGGATTGCCCCATTTTTGCCTAAAATGCTATAGCTCTCCCGCCGGAGACAGGCCGGACGGTCTCAAAATGTCTATCCAGATAAGCAGTCTTAAACGTTCAGCCCCTCAGTTGACCTTCGGCGGCATAACGCTAGCCGCTGTTACATTAAGTTGCGTATACCTCAATGCCCATTTCGCCGCGACGGCGTTCGCCTATTTGTTAGTAGTCTTGCTATTTTCATTGATGGGCAGCTTCATCGCGTCGTCCGCGCTTTGCATCATGGCAATCGCTGCTCTCGCATACTACTTTGCGCCGCCGGCGTTTAGCCTGCAAATCGACGACTCCCGCGATCTTCCAGTGGTTGTCGCATTCTTTCTTGTCTCCATTGTAGGAACGTACCTGATCGGAAAGCTCCGCCAGGAAAGAGAGGCTGCGCGTGTAGCTGCGGTCAAGCTTCAGCGCAGCGCGGCGGATTTGGAGGATCGTGAAAAACGGTGGCGAGCAATCTTCGAGCACAATCCGGCCATGTACTTCATGCTCGATAAAGCCGGCACTGTCCTTAACGTCAATACATTCGGCGCGACACAACTCGGCTATGCTCCTGCAGATCTGATCGGCCACTCCGTGCTCGGCATATTTCTTGAGGAGGATCGCGCATTCGTTCACAACTGCATTCGGGCGTGCCTTGAGGATATTGGACAATCGCGCACGTGGGACGTCCAGAAAGTCAGGAAGGACGGCTCCGTGTTGTGGGTACGTGAAAACGCCAAAGCCATGCTTTGGGCGGACGACCGGCCCATTGTCCTTATCGCCTGCGAAGATGTCACGGAGCGAAAGCGGACCGAACTCGCCCTGCAGCGGAGCGAAGCACATTTGGCTCAAGCGCAGGAGTTGAGTCATACAGGCAGCTTCAGCTGGAACGCCACCACTGGCGAGGCATTCTGGTCAAAGGAAACATTTCGGATTTTCCAATTAGATCCTCAAACGATCCCCTCGCCGCAGCTTGTCGTTGATCGCACTCACCCAGATGATAGGGCTTCGGTTAAAGAAGTTATCGATGGAGCGATGCGAGACTTGAG from the Bradyrhizobium sp. WBAH42 genome contains:
- the dctA gene encoding C4-dicarboxylate transporter DctA, producing MTTMATAAPARASQVWYKILYVQVLIAIIIGAVVGCLWPSLATNDWIKALGDGFIKLIKMVIAPIIFCTVTSGIAHIQDAKKVGCVGVKALFYFEIVSSFALLLGLVMGNLVQIGHGLTVKPDAAAVANYVKQAEASKSVDFFLNIIPDSVIGAFARGDVLQVLLFAILFGFSLMALGKRGERLRGMIDDVAQAVFGVIAIVMKAAPVGAFGAMAFTVGKFGPAALGNLIGLIALFYATAALFVVVVLGLIARLVGFSIFKFLVYIKDEILIVLGTSSSESALPQLMEKLERLGCSKTVVGLVVPTGYSFNLDGTNIYMTLATLFIAQALGVDLSFNQQLTILLVAMLTSKGASGVTGAGFITLAATLSVVNPALVPGMAIVFSIDKFMSEVRALTNIIGNGIAAVFVSWWEDELEHGTLQARLNQPTASTTIDPTSTMK